From the genome of Streptomyces sp. NBC_01317, one region includes:
- a CDS encoding PP2C family protein-serine/threonine phosphatase → MSAPNLPKVAGIDPPASAPAQTAAPLDDLTPPPGLLLQDRLAGWVSDLTTLHELIERLAGTGSLDGALNEILRAGAALVGARRGLVVCEPADGLGPVTTLGLGLAHAELGHLETVPRRATSYGRLLDCAAGRAEPVAVPDLLGDTELDPRQREVAARLGYGASYAVPLATAGTPDPDRADLDTPDLDTLDVNTLDVNTPGMNTPAPKRLGAVVWFYDEPAEPVERQRHLVGLYARYASEHLALLVELERARARTATLTEELLPGRLPRIPGVRLAARHRTGPQGGGDWYDALALPEGAVGLAVGSVSGSGPGAVAAMGRLRASLRAYAVMEGEDPVAVLSDLELLLRLTEPARTATALFAYAEPARGSVVLAGAGHAPPLIVGAGRTEFVETSLSAPLGMLACWEAPSVEVSPEPGETVLLYTDGLLRRTGEPMDRAFARLHAAAASVPEAARDDPGAVADHVLRAVLPGEGAGVAAGVTGRGGSADDVVMLAVRFD, encoded by the coding sequence ATGAGCGCTCCGAACCTTCCGAAAGTGGCTGGAATCGATCCACCAGCTTCCGCCCCCGCGCAGACTGCCGCGCCACTCGACGACCTGACACCCCCGCCGGGGCTGCTGCTCCAGGACCGGCTGGCCGGATGGGTGTCCGATCTCACCACCCTGCACGAGCTGATCGAGCGCCTGGCCGGCACCGGCTCCCTGGACGGCGCGCTGAACGAGATCCTGCGCGCGGGCGCCGCCCTCGTGGGCGCCCGGCGCGGTCTGGTCGTGTGCGAACCGGCCGACGGCCTCGGCCCCGTCACCACGCTCGGCCTGGGGCTGGCCCACGCCGAGCTGGGGCACCTGGAGACGGTGCCGCGCCGCGCCACGTCGTACGGACGCCTACTCGACTGTGCCGCCGGCCGCGCCGAACCCGTCGCCGTACCCGACCTGCTCGGTGATACGGAGCTGGATCCGCGCCAGCGGGAGGTGGCGGCGCGGCTGGGGTACGGGGCGAGTTACGCCGTACCGCTCGCGACAGCGGGCACGCCGGATCCGGACAGGGCGGACCTGGACACGCCGGACCTGGACACCCTGGACGTGAACACCCTGGACGTGAACACGCCGGGCATGAACACGCCGGCCCCGAAGAGGCTCGGCGCCGTCGTCTGGTTCTACGACGAACCCGCCGAACCGGTCGAACGGCAACGCCATCTGGTGGGCCTCTACGCCCGGTACGCGAGTGAGCACCTCGCTCTTCTCGTGGAGCTGGAACGCGCCCGCGCCCGTACGGCCACCCTCACCGAGGAACTGCTGCCCGGCCGGCTGCCCCGCATCCCCGGCGTCCGGCTCGCGGCGCGCCACCGCACGGGGCCGCAGGGCGGCGGTGACTGGTACGACGCCCTGGCCCTGCCCGAGGGCGCGGTGGGGCTGGCCGTCGGGTCGGTGAGCGGCTCCGGGCCGGGCGCGGTGGCCGCGATGGGGCGGCTGCGGGCCTCCCTGCGGGCGTACGCCGTGATGGAGGGCGAGGACCCCGTCGCCGTACTGTCCGATCTGGAACTGCTGTTGCGGCTCACCGAGCCGGCCCGTACCGCCACCGCGCTCTTCGCGTACGCCGAACCCGCCCGGGGCTCGGTCGTGCTCGCCGGGGCCGGGCACGCCCCGCCGCTGATCGTGGGGGCGGGGCGGACCGAGTTCGTCGAGACGTCCCTGTCCGCGCCGCTGGGGATGCTGGCGTGCTGGGAGGCGCCGAGCGTGGAGGTCTCTCCCGAGCCAGGAGAAACGGTGCTGCTGTACACCGACGGGCTGTTGCGGCGTACCGGCGAGCCCATGGACCGGGCCTTCGCGCGCCTGCACGCGGCGGCGGCGAGTGTGCCGGAGGCGGCGCGGGACGATCCGGGGGCGGTCGCGGACCACGTCCTGCGGGCGGTGCTGCCGGGGGAGGGTGCGGGGGTGGCGGCGGGGGTGACCGGCCGCGGCGGATCCGCCGACGACGTGGTGATGCTCGCGGTCCGTTTCGACTGA
- a CDS encoding DUF5926 family protein, whose amino-acid sequence MAKKRPQTKANTAQLKDGPVPVVGAREPCPCGSGRRYKACHGRSAAHAVTELVQRPFEGLAGECDWVALRELVPAATVELTLRDGLPDGVPSVTLATVLPMAWPALRRDDGSVLLALQNDTSSGDLSRDLADTLRRALTAEPGTPVASERAPADGPRLQDLLDPEADFRPVVHPGFEFWVPDAENSTAEVTASLERANEAAIPTVLLAHSDAAYWCETPTKNHLRWVMPYPEEKLLDALARLHAAGTSGLGEGTRLVGSFRAHGLTVPVWDLPSTMGAEECEKPATEFAERLTAALAADTPLSGDERRARGGLTNRQVTLS is encoded by the coding sequence ATGGCCAAGAAGCGCCCCCAGACCAAGGCCAACACGGCGCAGCTCAAGGACGGACCGGTCCCGGTGGTGGGGGCCCGCGAGCCCTGCCCGTGCGGTTCCGGCCGTCGCTACAAGGCCTGCCACGGCCGCTCCGCCGCGCACGCCGTGACCGAGCTGGTGCAGCGCCCCTTCGAGGGCCTCGCCGGTGAGTGCGACTGGGTCGCGCTGCGCGAGCTGGTGCCCGCCGCGACCGTCGAACTGACCCTGAGGGACGGGCTGCCCGACGGTGTCCCGTCCGTGACGCTCGCGACCGTCCTGCCGATGGCCTGGCCGGCGCTGCGCCGCGACGACGGTTCCGTCCTGCTCGCGCTCCAGAACGACACCTCGTCCGGCGACCTCAGCCGGGACCTCGCCGACACACTCCGGCGTGCGCTGACCGCCGAGCCCGGTACGCCCGTCGCCTCCGAGCGGGCGCCCGCCGACGGCCCGCGCCTCCAGGACCTCCTGGACCCCGAGGCGGACTTCCGCCCGGTGGTGCACCCCGGCTTCGAGTTCTGGGTGCCCGACGCGGAGAACTCCACCGCCGAGGTGACCGCTTCCTTGGAACGCGCCAACGAGGCCGCGATCCCGACCGTCCTGCTGGCGCACTCGGACGCCGCGTACTGGTGCGAGACGCCCACCAAGAACCACCTGCGCTGGGTCATGCCGTACCCCGAGGAGAAGCTGCTCGACGCGCTGGCCCGGCTGCACGCGGCCGGGACGTCGGGCCTCGGTGAGGGGACCCGGCTGGTCGGCTCCTTCCGGGCGCACGGGCTGACCGTGCCGGTCTGGGACCTGCCGAGCACGATGGGCGCGGAGGAGTGCGAGAAGCCGGCGACGGAGTTCGCGGAGCGGCTGACGGCGGCGCTCGCGGCCGACACGCCGCTGAGCGGGGACGAGCGCAGGGCGCGCGGCGGGCTCACCAACCGCCAGGTGACGCTCAGCTGA
- a CDS encoding glycerophosphodiester phosphodiesterase family protein produces the protein MTQARHHSIQVVAHRGASEDAPEHTLAAYTKAIEDGADALECDVRLTADGHLVCVHDRRVNRTSNGRGAVSALELADLAALDFGSWRDSEESPDWRDREFTSVLTLERLLELVADAGRPVQLAIETKHPTRWAGQVEERLLELLRRFGLDRPTPGRAGAKGGTGSVEGGSAEVGSAGETWNGVELHESAVRIMSFSARSLHRIASAAPQLPTVYLMQFVSPRLRDGRLPAGSRIAGPGMRIVRNHPGYIARLHRAGHRVHVWTVNEPEDVDLCVRLGVEAIITNRPKQVLSQLGRPV, from the coding sequence GTGACTCAAGCCCGCCACCACAGTATTCAGGTCGTCGCACACCGCGGAGCCTCGGAGGACGCCCCCGAGCACACCCTCGCCGCGTACACCAAGGCCATCGAGGACGGCGCCGACGCCCTGGAGTGCGATGTACGGCTCACCGCCGACGGCCATCTCGTCTGTGTGCACGACCGTCGCGTGAACCGTACGTCCAACGGACGCGGCGCCGTCTCCGCCCTGGAGCTCGCCGACCTCGCCGCGCTCGACTTCGGCTCCTGGCGGGACAGCGAGGAGAGCCCGGACTGGCGGGACCGCGAGTTCACCTCCGTACTGACGCTGGAGCGGCTGCTCGAACTGGTGGCGGACGCCGGGCGCCCCGTCCAGCTGGCCATCGAGACGAAGCACCCCACCCGCTGGGCCGGTCAGGTGGAGGAGCGTCTGCTCGAACTGCTGCGGCGCTTCGGGCTGGACCGTCCCACCCCCGGTCGGGCCGGGGCCAAGGGTGGGACGGGATCGGTCGAGGGGGGATCGGCCGAGGTCGGATCGGCCGGGGAGACGTGGAACGGGGTGGAACTCCATGAGTCCGCCGTACGGATCATGAGCTTCTCCGCCCGCTCGCTCCACCGGATCGCCTCCGCCGCCCCCCAGCTGCCGACCGTCTACCTGATGCAGTTCGTCTCCCCCCGGCTGCGCGACGGGCGGCTGCCGGCCGGTTCGCGGATCGCGGGTCCCGGCATGCGGATCGTCCGCAACCACCCCGGTTACATCGCCCGCCTGCACAGAGCGGGCCACCGTGTCCACGTCTGGACGGTGAATGAGCCGGAAGACGTCGATCTGTGCGTACGCCTCGGAGTCGAGGCGATCATCACCAACCGCCCCAAACAGGTCCTGTCCCAGTTGGGCCGCCCTGTCTGA
- a CDS encoding ATP-binding protein, which yields MRQRLPYGRFPVQANGAFTSWRGAKEVSGVTVLVAQEAPTSSSMAVPHGPAGVGAARRRMREQLRRNGMSDAVVDDAVLILSELLSNACRHGRPLGRSDIGDGDIRAAWHVDKAGRLTVEVTDGGGPTRPVPSTPSVTARGGRGLNIISALAQDWGVRDSASGEVTVWVLVTEGHRRDDFATRVTGPGLDVGLDVGDLGFVDAFDELG from the coding sequence GTGCGTCAACGGCTCCCCTATGGCCGGTTTCCGGTCCAGGCCAATGGGGCATTCACATCGTGGCGTGGGGCTAAGGAGGTCTCGGGGGTGACGGTTTTGGTGGCACAAGAGGCGCCCACGTCGTCGAGCATGGCCGTACCCCACGGTCCTGCGGGCGTGGGGGCGGCGCGACGCCGGATGCGCGAGCAGTTGCGGCGCAACGGGATGTCGGACGCAGTGGTGGACGACGCGGTTCTGATCCTTTCCGAGCTGCTCAGCAACGCCTGCCGGCACGGCAGGCCGCTGGGGCGCTCGGACATCGGCGACGGGGACATCCGTGCGGCCTGGCACGTCGACAAGGCGGGCCGGCTGACGGTCGAGGTGACGGACGGGGGCGGTCCGACCCGTCCCGTCCCGTCGACACCGTCGGTGACGGCGCGCGGCGGGCGCGGGCTCAACATCATCAGTGCGCTGGCGCAGGACTGGGGTGTACGGGACAGCGCTTCCGGTGAGGTGACGGTGTGGGTGCTCGTCACCGAAGGACACCGCCGCGACGATTTCGCTACGCGCGTCACTGGCCCCGGTCTCGATGTCGGACTCGACGTCGGCGATCTGGGTTTCGTGGACGCTTTCGACGAGTTGGGCTGA
- a CDS encoding DUF6284 family protein yields MDHIVTVQDAVTAFEPWLEPTDSELAAIEIEMPLIRADAELLDAQIMTLDRPTNELDTRRVRRARRRVLAARRELANRTTTVTTSGGAA; encoded by the coding sequence ATGGATCACATCGTTACTGTTCAGGACGCCGTTACGGCGTTCGAGCCCTGGCTTGAGCCGACGGATTCCGAACTGGCCGCGATCGAGATCGAGATGCCGCTCATCCGGGCGGATGCCGAACTGCTCGACGCGCAGATCATGACCCTGGACCGGCCGACCAACGAGCTGGACACGCGCCGTGTCCGCCGGGCACGTCGGCGCGTACTGGCCGCCCGCCGGGAGCTGGCGAACCGGACCACCACGGTGACCACCTCCGGGGGTGCGGCGTGA
- a CDS encoding S1C family serine protease, which yields MSTENEGTGASGAPSVPPVPDAAPEGTPASTPAPADAYPQPGQTPPPAGDYPPPGHTPPPAHAPAGAPGVPGAGTPGAGIPSDAPTSAQPVVDASWPPPPPVLPSYGSGGSYGSGGDGPEWGSPEHARSRPGGKRLGLFIAAMAVVALVAGGLGGGLGYQIAKNDDDGVGSTTVSAADAPKDFARAADTVAAVAGKSLPSVVTIEAKGGDGEGGTGTGFIYDKQGHILTNNHVVASAAEGGALTATFSNGKKYTAEVVGRAEGYDVAVVKLKNAPSGLNPLPLADSDAVAVGDSTIAIGAPFGLSNTVTTGIISAKNRPVASGDGTGSSNSYMSALQTDASINPGNSGGPLLDAGGAVIGMNSAIQPSGSGGTGQGQAGSIGLGFAIPINQAKNVAEQLIKTGTPVYPVIGATVTMTEGGSGATISADGQGGTPAVTPDGPAAKAGLKAGDVITKFNDTPIDSGPTLISEIWTHKPGDKVTLTYKRAGKESTVQVTLGERKGES from the coding sequence GTGAGCACCGAGAACGAGGGCACTGGGGCCTCAGGCGCCCCGTCCGTACCTCCCGTGCCGGATGCCGCTCCTGAGGGCACACCCGCGTCCACACCGGCTCCGGCCGACGCCTACCCGCAGCCGGGACAGACGCCTCCCCCGGCCGGCGACTACCCGCCGCCGGGGCACACCCCGCCCCCCGCCCACGCGCCTGCGGGCGCTCCCGGGGTTCCGGGGGCCGGGACTCCCGGAGCCGGGATTCCGTCCGACGCCCCGACGTCGGCGCAGCCCGTAGTCGACGCCTCCTGGCCGCCGCCCCCGCCGGTGCTCCCCTCCTACGGAAGCGGCGGCTCGTACGGAAGCGGCGGCGACGGCCCCGAGTGGGGCAGCCCGGAGCACGCGCGGTCCAGGCCCGGCGGCAAGCGCCTGGGTCTGTTCATCGCGGCCATGGCCGTCGTCGCGCTGGTCGCGGGCGGCCTCGGGGGCGGTCTCGGCTACCAGATCGCGAAGAACGACGACGACGGGGTCGGCTCGACGACCGTCTCGGCCGCGGACGCGCCGAAGGACTTCGCCCGCGCGGCGGACACGGTCGCGGCGGTGGCCGGCAAGTCGCTGCCGAGCGTGGTGACCATCGAGGCCAAGGGCGGCGACGGCGAGGGCGGTACGGGCACCGGCTTCATCTACGACAAGCAGGGCCACATCCTGACCAACAACCACGTGGTGGCGTCCGCCGCCGAGGGCGGCGCCCTCACGGCGACGTTCTCGAACGGCAAGAAGTACACCGCCGAGGTCGTCGGCCGCGCCGAGGGCTACGACGTGGCCGTGGTGAAGCTCAAGAACGCCCCCTCGGGCCTGAACCCGCTCCCCCTCGCCGACTCGGACGCGGTCGCCGTAGGCGACTCCACGATCGCGATCGGCGCCCCGTTCGGCCTCTCCAACACCGTCACGACCGGCATCATCAGCGCCAAGAACCGCCCGGTCGCCTCGGGCGACGGCACCGGCAGCAGCAACTCGTACATGAGCGCCCTCCAGACCGACGCCTCCATCAACCCGGGCAACTCCGGCGGCCCGCTGCTGGACGCCGGCGGCGCGGTCATCGGCATGAACTCCGCGATCCAGCCCTCGGGCAGCGGCGGTACGGGCCAGGGCCAGGCGGGCTCCATCGGCCTCGGTTTCGCCATCCCGATCAACCAGGCGAAGAACGTCGCCGAGCAGCTCATCAAGACCGGCACCCCGGTCTACCCGGTCATCGGCGCCACGGTCACGATGACGGAGGGCGGCAGCGGCGCCACGATCTCGGCGGACGGCCAGGGCGGCACCCCGGCGGTCACCCCCGACGGCCCGGCGGCGAAGGCGGGCCTGAAGGCGGGCGACGTCATCACCAAGTTCAACGACACCCCGATCGACAGCGGCCCGACCCTGATCAGCGAGATCTGGACCCACAAGCCGGGCGACAAGGTCACCCTGACGTACAAGCGCGCCGGCAAGGAGTCCACGGTCCAGGTCACCCTGGGCGAACGCAAGGGCGAAAGCTGA
- a CDS encoding bifunctional DNA primase/polymerase, producing MREILGRRRRLRFRRKGRPAQLDAALTYASAWRWPVLPGAGLTASGARGTRGYGCACPDPDCAVPGAHPFDPGLLAATTDARMVRWWWGNRPTAPIVLATGDSAPCAVSLPAVAGARALVELDRMGMRLGPVVATPTRWSLLVSPYTLEQLGELLYAKDWVPSSLRFHGSGGYLMLPPSEAAGGQVRWERAPLPGSAAPWLPDVEAVVDALVEASTSAPDGGSRLAY from the coding sequence ATGCGCGAGATCCTCGGAAGGCGGCGCAGGCTCCGGTTCCGGCGTAAGGGGAGGCCTGCCCAGCTCGACGCGGCGCTCACCTACGCCTCGGCGTGGAGATGGCCCGTCCTGCCGGGCGCCGGGCTGACGGCGTCCGGCGCACGCGGGACACGCGGTTACGGCTGCGCCTGCCCCGACCCCGATTGCGCCGTACCGGGCGCACACCCCTTCGATCCAGGACTGCTGGCGGCCACCACCGACGCGCGCATGGTGCGCTGGTGGTGGGGCAACCGCCCGACGGCTCCGATCGTGCTGGCGACCGGCGACAGCGCGCCGTGCGCGGTGAGCCTGCCGGCCGTCGCCGGTGCGCGCGCCCTGGTGGAGCTCGACCGGATGGGCATGCGCCTCGGCCCGGTCGTGGCGACGCCCACGCGCTGGTCGCTGCTGGTGTCCCCGTACACCCTCGAACAGCTCGGCGAGCTGCTCTACGCGAAGGACTGGGTGCCCAGTTCGCTGCGCTTCCATGGCTCGGGCGGCTATCTCATGCTGCCCCCGTCCGAGGCGGCCGGCGGACAGGTCCGCTGGGAGCGGGCCCCGCTGCCCGGCTCGGCGGCGCCGTGGCTGCCGGACGTGGAGGCGGTCGTGGACGCGCTGGTCGAGGCGAGCACGAGCGCACCGGACGGCGGGAGCCGGCTCGCGTACTGA